One window from the genome of Salvia miltiorrhiza cultivar Shanhuang (shh) chromosome 7, IMPLAD_Smil_shh, whole genome shotgun sequence encodes:
- the LOC130995104 gene encoding GDSL esterase/lipase At4g18970-like, which translates to MNQQLKNHQVNVGRIATILGNQTAANHLLRQCLYTIDMGNSDYVNNYYALPLTLTRILNSPESFAEKLIHEYSQQLTTLYNLQARKVAVFGLVTIGCIPRMLFLYPPKGTACVDFINDAVRLFNTKLISLVHHLNTNLPGANFTHKHIRHFIGKLCGHPRY; encoded by the exons ATGAATCAGCAGCTAAAAAATCATCAAGTAAACGTTGGTCGGATAGCTACTATACTCGGAAATCAGACGGCAGCCAATCATCTTCTCCGACAGTGTTTGTACACCATTGACATGGGAAATAGCGATTACGTCAACAACTACTATGCTTTACCATTAACCTTGACTAGAATTCTAAACTCCCCAGAGAGTTTCGCTGAAAAGTTGATACATGAATATTCTCAGCAATTAACG ACTCTGTATAACCTTCAAGCAAGAAAAGTTGCAGTTTTTGGGTTAGTTACGATAGGTTGCATACCTCGAATGTTGTTTCTTTATCCTCCCAAGGGAACTGCATGCGTTGACTTCATCAATGACGCCGTCCGCTTATTCAATACTAAGCTTATTTCACTCGTTCACCACTTGAACACTAATCTGCCGGGTGCCAACTTTACCCATAAACACATACGGCATTTTATCGGGAAACTTTGCGGCCACCCTCG GTATTAA